GACCCGAAGACTGTTTTCAAAAGGCTCGATATGGATATCCGAAGCTCGGGATTCCACCGCACGCTGAATCAACAAATTCACCAGGCGGACGACCGGGGCCTCGCTGGCCATATCCTTCAGGTGCTGGACATCGGTTTCCCCATCTTCGTCCGCCCCCAGATGTTCGACGATCTGTCCCATGGCCGATTTTCCCCCGGCCTGACGATCAAGGGCCGCTTCAATATCCGAAGGCAAACCGACCCGCAGACTGATGGGCTTGCTGTAAGCCAGGGCAATGGCTTCCTGGACATAATCATCACTAGGGTCGGCCATCGCCAGCACCACTGCCTCCTCTTCCTCCAGCACGGGAATGGCCCGGAATTCTTTGAGGAACCGCAATGAAACTTGACCGTTCAGATCGCTATTATCATAATCGTTCGTTGCTAGCAGCGGCAGATCGAGCAAGGCGGAAAAGGCTTCCGCCATATCCCGCTCCGAGATCAACCCCAGCCTTATGAGCATAACGGAAAGCCGCAGCCCTTCCTCCTCCGCCAAACGCCAGGCATGGCGGAATTCACCTGCCCGCAGCTTGCGCCGCTCAATCAAATACTCGCCAAGCTTTTCCTCCAGGCTTTGGGGAACCGCCTCCTCTTCAGGAGCAGGCGTAATAGGAATAGTTTTGCCAAGTTGTTGCGCCACCAAAATAGAGTCCGTCCCTTGCTTGTGCCGATGCCAAATAGCGAAGAAGTACCATGTCTTTAAATATACTTCGGCGAAAAACCACAAAAGAATACCGCATTTCCTGATCAGGCACTCGATTTTATCATTTGCCACCCTATAATCTATACCCTTCAGACCGATCCAACCGGCCAAGGTTTTCTTTTAATAGATGCCATAATGCCGCTATCTCTATAAAATAGCCCTTATTACCGAGGATTAAGGATTAAAATTCATGGCTAACACGGTTCAGCATCGGCTCAGAGACTGGCTTCTCAGTCTCTATCAGCACTTACTTCCCCAACGTACCCTGTCCCAGCTCATGTATCGCCTAACTAGGCATCGGATCGTCTGGCTAACGGGCCTCCAAATCCGCTTATTTGCCCGAATCTTTGGGGTCAACCTGAAAGAGGCGGAGTTTTCCTCCCCCAAAGATTACCCCCATTTTAATGCCTTCTTTACCCGCGCTCTCGGTAAGGAGGCGCGACCCATAGCAGACTCGGCAGATGCCGTCGTTTCCCCCGTGGACGGGTGTATCAGCCAACTTGGCTCCCTCACCGATGACCGCTTGCTCCAAGCCAAAGGCTGGAGCTACAACCTAGTAGAGCTGCTCGGTGGCTCCAAAAGCCGGGCCGCCCCCTTCCGCGGCGGCCAGTTTGCAACGCTTTATCTTTCCCCAAAGGACTACCACCGTATCCATATGCCCTTGGCTGGACATTTACGGGAAATGACCTACTTGCCAGGCCGATTATTTTCAGTTAGCCCGAAAACCGTCAATGGAATCCATAACCTCTTCGCCCGTAACGAACGGGTGGTCAACGTCTTTGACACTGAAGCGGGTCCCCTGGCCATGGTATTGGTGGGCGCTATTTTTGTCGGCAGTATCGAAACTGTATGGGCCGGCCAAATCACCCCACCCTACCGACATCAACCTCATCACCAGCTTTACGAAGGAGAGAAAGCGATCTCCCTAGCAAAAGGCCAGGAGATGGGGCGCTTTAACATGGGCTCTACCGTTATTCTGATTTTCCCCCCCGACACGATCCACTGGCAATCCGAGCTGCAAGCGGAAATGCCGGTACGCATGGGCCAACCCCTGGGGCAACTTATCACCGCCGTCCAGACAGAGGTAGAAAAACAATGGGCCAATGCCTAAAAAGGGGAGCATTGAAGCTATAAACAGGGATGTTGAGCGACCCCCTCTGGTGAGGTCGCGAAGTGATGGCCGTGGAGGATGGGTAATTTCCAGATACGGGCCTAATTAAAAAAATGACGCCTCAAGCCAATTCCAGATCGATTTTCTTCTCATCCAGATCGACCCGGACGACCATGACCCGGACTTTATCGGCCAAACGGTAAACCTGGCGCGTGTGCTCCCCCAGAAGACGGCGACCCGCAGGGTCAAAATGGAAATAATCGTTGCCCAGAGCCGTAACGTGGACCAACCCTTCCACATAAATATCGCTGAGTTCCACGAAGAGGCCAAAAGAGGTGACCCCGGTGATTAGGCCGTCAAAGGACTCGCCTACCCTATCCTTCATATATTCGCATTTGAGCCAGTCTTCGGCATCACGGGTGGCCTCATCGGCGCGGCGCTCGGTCATGGAGCAATGCTCCCCCAGGGCCATCATTTCATCCTGGGTGTACAGGAACGTTTTTGCGGATCGCTGTTCTAGCACATGGCGAATAGCACGATGCACCAGCAAATCAGGGTAACGCCGTATGGGAGAAGTAAAGTGAGTATAGACGGGCAGAGATAGCCCGAAATGCCCATGGTTGTCGGGACTGTAAACCGCCTGCTTAAAGGTGCGCAATATCACTGTCTGGATGAGGTGGGCATCCGGGCGCTCCTGAACAGAGCGTAAAAAGCGGGCAAAATCCTTGGCTCCAGGAGACTCACCCCCCTGCAAAGCCAATCCTAATTCGGCCAGGAACTTGTGTAAATCAACCAATTTATCGTCCGCTGGTCGCTCGTGAACGCGATAAAGGGTGGGCACTTTATGTTGAGTCAGGAACCGGGCCGCAGCCACATTGGCCAGGATCATGAACTCTTCAATCAGACGATGGGCGTCATTACGCACCAAGGGCTGAATGTCCTTAATCTTTTGAGCCTCATCGAAAATGATTTGGGTCTCGCCCATTTCAAAATCAATAGCGCCCCGCCGGGCGCGGGCTTTATGTAACACCTGATAAAGGCTATGCATTGCCTCAAGCCCTGGAAGCACCGTCTTATAACGCTCTTGCAGCTTGCGATCACTACCCTCAAGGAGGGCCGCGGCCTGATGGTAAGTCAACCGGGCTGCTGACCGCATTACCCCGGAATGAAAACGAAAGCTATTTAATCCCCCCCGCGGGCCGATCACCATTTCACAGACCAAACACAGCCGATCCACCTTCGGATTGAGGGAACACAAGCCATTAGACAGCGCTTCCGGCAGCATGGGAATTACCCGGCTGGGGAAATACACCGAGTTGCCCCGTTTTTCGGCCTCGCTATCCAGGGCGGAATAAGGCTGTACATACCAGGAGACATCCGCAATCGCCACCCACAAGCGCCAACCCTGGTCGTGGCGCTCCGCATAAACCGCATCATCAAAATCCTGGGCATCTTCCCCATCAATGGTCACCAGAGGCAGATCCCGCAAATCCAGCCGTCCCGCTTTTGCTTTTCTAGGCACCGTGGTTTTGAAAACCTTAGCCTCGGTCAGCACTTCTTCCGGCCAAACATGGGGTAGTTCATGGATTTGAAGCGCAATATCCATCTCCATCCCTGGCGCCATGTGATCGCCGAGCAACTCCACGATTCTGCCAATGGGCTGGCGCTTGGCGGTAGGCTGCTCCGTGATCTCGGCAACGACAATTTGATTGTCCTGGGCACCTTCCTGATGCTCCAGCGGAATTAGAATATCCTGGCTGAGGCGCTGGTTGCTGGGCACCAAGAAACCCAATGTATCCTCGGCGACAAAGCGGCCCACAACCCGGTGGTTATTCCGCTCTAACACTTCAATCACGGCCCCTTCGCGGCGCCCGCGTCGGTCAATCCCGGTAACCTGGGCGACTGCCCTATCCCCGTGCAGGACAGCACGCATTTGTCGCGCGGAAAGATAAAGATCCTCTCCCCCCTCATCGGGCACCAGAAAACCGAAACCATCCTTGTGACCGATGATCCGCCCCCGCACCAGATCCATTTTGTGGACCAAGCCATAGGCGCGGCGGCGGTTGCGCATGAGTTGGCCATCCCGCTCCATGGCCCGCAGGCGGCGGCGGAAAGCCTCCCGCACCTCCTCGCCGCTATCAAGCTTTAAGGTTTTTATCAGCTCCTTGCGAGTCATGGGTCTACCCCGCCGTTCTAAACATTGCATGATATATTCCCGGCTGGGGATAGGTTGCCCGTATTTCTGGGTTTCACGGGCAAAGTAGGGGTCCTTTTTTTTCCAATCGCTCATTGACAAGTAATTTTTGGGTCGGTAAAGTTTGCGTTTGCTTAAAAGCACCTATTATATCTATCTAAGCACCCCTAATTTAATACAAGCCGAGGTGGCGGAATTGGTAGACGCGCATGGTTCAGGTCCATGTGGGGGAAACCCTGTGGAGGTTCAAGTCCTCTCCTCGGCACCACTTCTTAGGGAAATGTGATGAAATCAGTGTTCTAACAGCTCAAACGCACAAGTAATTTAGCTGGGCTCAACTGTAACATACTCTACCGGCACATTCCCATTATCCATCCCCTTCACTGTCCAAGGCTTCTCATGGGCAAGCAGAAAATTTTTCCGCCTAACTTTCAAATCCAACCCTACCCAGATTTTTCCTTACCTGCCCTTAAACCCTGCACAATCCATACTTGCAACAGGCACACCCAATCTTTAAATAGCCCCAGATTATTGTCCCACTAGCTCCCCACCGATATAACCCAGGTTAACGTTATCCTCGTACAAACAGTATCCGTATCCCGGTAGGGGCAGTTTTACACTACTCAACCGCCGCCGCAAAATGCTAAGCAGTGTATACGCTGGCAACCTGCCAATGATTGTCCTGGATACAAATCAGTCTTCCCCACTGTCACTGCATCCATGAAATCCGTCAATGAGCTATCCCATCCTGCTGTCACAATATGGTCTTTTCTCGAGCAAACCATTAACCCTCTCAGGGGCAACAGGCACATCCCTAAATAAAAAATAACGACTTGCCTAGAAAAATTAACGAAATTACTGCCAGCCATTTGCTAATACTTCCAGCAATCAGTTCATTTGGATAATTGTTGATATGTCAAGAATTGTCGTGCTAGTGGATTTATTATCCACGCGCCAAACTGAGAAGCATTCCTCACAATAAAAAACGATAAAAAAATAAGATATTGAACTGAAAGCCTGCGAAAAATTCCAGGTTGGAATACTTCCAAAAGATTAAGAAATAAATAACAAACGAGGAAATTTTTTAATGAATAAATATGCCTCTTATTTACTATTAGCATTTATATGTTTACTGACTCTGCCCTTAAGCCAAGCTAAAGCGGAGGAACAACAAAATATTTATAATAAATACCTACAGCCCGTGGTAACTGCTATCGATTATCACACACGTATGATATACCTCCTTAATTATGAAAAGGACAAAATAATCACGGTAGATCCGTTTTTTATCGAAGGTTGGCCAGGCGATGTTCCCCTGCAACATACCATGATATTACCGGAGGGAGACAGATTCTACGTTACTACCGATAATACGGATAATCATCCTTCTTATATTATGGCTTTAAAGGTGGATGATATTAACTGGGATAATGGCACAGCAGACGTCGTACTGGATTCAGTATTGCCAGTAGATGTTCCGAACACCCCATCAGAATTCCCCTTTGTAGAATCCATCAACCCTATCCAAGCGATTCCTAACTGGATAGTGTCTCCATCAACCCAAATTCACGGACCCACATTGTTGCCCTATTCAGATTTTGTCTACTTTACCGAATTGACAGGGGACAAGGTACGCGTCGTTAATTATAAAACCAATGCATTTGCTAATGCCGATCCCATCAGCATTCCCGGATATACGGAACAGACTCATGGCGTCATGTTCAATAAGTCGGGAACCCTGGGGTTGGGAACAGGCTATTTTTTTGATAATAGCGTAATCGATTTATATAAAACCAATAGGGAAACCGGTCAATTGGAGGCCGTGAAGCAAATCATGCTAGGTAACGAGAGAAAGCATGCGGCTTTTTCCCATTATGTTTTTTGGCTGGACGAGCGCTACGCCCTCACCGCCTCGATGCAGCTTGGGAAAACCTCTTTGACACCGCCAACCACGCGTAAGATCATCCCGCCGAGCGTGTGGATGATTGATGCCTGGGAGGGAACCGCCACTAGAATTATCAAGCATACCAAACATGCTAATGGGCGTGGCATCTTTCGCTCTGCCTCTGACATTGCTGTTGTTGGCAACAAACTCTATATTGCAGAGGAAGATTCCATTGACCATACCTTCGGTGATGATGGCTATGTTTCCGTCTTCGATATCAGTAACCGCTACCGGCCACGGTTTATAAAAAGATTTAAGCCAGGCGCGGAATTTCCCCAGGGATTTGCTATTGCCCACACCCTGAATCCAACGCCAGACAACCGCTATTTATTGGTAGGCAGTTGGTTTTCAGGGTACATCATCAAAATTGATACCCTGACGGATACGGTCGCGAAGGTGTTCGGTCCTGGAGACGGCCTTGTCATGCCGCATGGTTTGTATGCCGCGGGTGGTATGCGTTAATTATTGATGGTCACTTGCTGAATACGCCCACCGGCCCCTATATTTTTCAAGGCTGGGCCGGTTGGGTGCGGCAGCGATAATATAGCCACAAAAATTGATTCAGGAATCATAACGTAGAAATGAGAAATCGTGCTTTATGTAATCTTGCTGCTATCATGATGCTTTTGCTGCTTGCCCCCACTAAGTTAATAGCCTCAACCATCGTGCTGAAGCACGTCGCGCCTTTGCAAAAAGAAACGATAGCCCACTTAAACCAAGGAAGTAAAAGCGACAGTGGGCAATGGAGGCTGGTTGTTTTTGGCTTTACCAACTGTAGCGATGTCTGCCCCATGTCGCTTGCAAATCTTTCCATGCTAATGGGCGCTGCGGAGGAAGAAAATATTAAACTGGCAGGGACTTTTGTAACCATCGATCCTGATAGGGACACCCATGCAGTATTAGCCGAGTACACTGATAAATTTAATGCCGATATTGCCTATCTACGCCTAACAGGCAAAGACCTGGAACACCTTAAAAGCACCTTTGGCGTGGAAACTGTTTTCTATACCAAAAATGCGGGCAACAGAATTCACTACCAGGTTGATCACAGTAGCACCGGTTTTCTCATCGATCCCGAAGGAAGAATTAGAGTTCTGTTCGATGCGGTGGAAGACGCTGTCGATATTGCTAACATGATCCATGAGCAAGGGACGCTTTTTAGCCATGAGTAAAAACATGGCGTTAACAGTGTTTTTTATGCTGATAGGAA
This sequence is a window from Nitrosococcus oceani ATCC 19707. Protein-coding genes within it:
- the asd gene encoding archaetidylserine decarboxylase (Phosphatidylserine decarboxylase is synthesized as a single chain precursor. Generation of the pyruvoyl active site from a Ser is coupled to cleavage of a Gly-Ser bond between the larger (beta) and smaller (alpha chains). It is an integral membrane protein.), which produces MANTVQHRLRDWLLSLYQHLLPQRTLSQLMYRLTRHRIVWLTGLQIRLFARIFGVNLKEAEFSSPKDYPHFNAFFTRALGKEARPIADSADAVVSPVDGCISQLGSLTDDRLLQAKGWSYNLVELLGGSKSRAAPFRGGQFATLYLSPKDYHRIHMPLAGHLREMTYLPGRLFSVSPKTVNGIHNLFARNERVVNVFDTEAGPLAMVLVGAIFVGSIETVWAGQITPPYRHQPHHQLYEGEKAISLAKGQEMGRFNMGSTVILIFPPDTIHWQSELQAEMPVRMGQPLGQLITAVQTEVEKQWANA
- the rnr gene encoding ribonuclease R — protein: MSDWKKKDPYFARETQKYGQPIPSREYIMQCLERRGRPMTRKELIKTLKLDSGEEVREAFRRRLRAMERDGQLMRNRRRAYGLVHKMDLVRGRIIGHKDGFGFLVPDEGGEDLYLSARQMRAVLHGDRAVAQVTGIDRRGRREGAVIEVLERNNHRVVGRFVAEDTLGFLVPSNQRLSQDILIPLEHQEGAQDNQIVVAEITEQPTAKRQPIGRIVELLGDHMAPGMEMDIALQIHELPHVWPEEVLTEAKVFKTTVPRKAKAGRLDLRDLPLVTIDGEDAQDFDDAVYAERHDQGWRLWVAIADVSWYVQPYSALDSEAEKRGNSVYFPSRVIPMLPEALSNGLCSLNPKVDRLCLVCEMVIGPRGGLNSFRFHSGVMRSAARLTYHQAAALLEGSDRKLQERYKTVLPGLEAMHSLYQVLHKARARRGAIDFEMGETQIIFDEAQKIKDIQPLVRNDAHRLIEEFMILANVAAARFLTQHKVPTLYRVHERPADDKLVDLHKFLAELGLALQGGESPGAKDFARFLRSVQERPDAHLIQTVILRTFKQAVYSPDNHGHFGLSLPVYTHFTSPIRRYPDLLVHRAIRHVLEQRSAKTFLYTQDEMMALGEHCSMTERRADEATRDAEDWLKCEYMKDRVGESFDGLITGVTSFGLFVELSDIYVEGLVHVTALGNDYFHFDPAGRRLLGEHTRQVYRLADKVRVMVVRVDLDEKKIDLELA
- a CDS encoding YncE family protein gives rise to the protein MNKYASYLLLAFICLLTLPLSQAKAEEQQNIYNKYLQPVVTAIDYHTRMIYLLNYEKDKIITVDPFFIEGWPGDVPLQHTMILPEGDRFYVTTDNTDNHPSYIMALKVDDINWDNGTADVVLDSVLPVDVPNTPSEFPFVESINPIQAIPNWIVSPSTQIHGPTLLPYSDFVYFTELTGDKVRVVNYKTNAFANADPISIPGYTEQTHGVMFNKSGTLGLGTGYFFDNSVIDLYKTNRETGQLEAVKQIMLGNERKHAAFSHYVFWLDERYALTASMQLGKTSLTPPTTRKIIPPSVWMIDAWEGTATRIIKHTKHANGRGIFRSASDIAVVGNKLYIAEEDSIDHTFGDDGYVSVFDISNRYRPRFIKRFKPGAEFPQGFAIAHTLNPTPDNRYLLVGSWFSGYIIKIDTLTDTVAKVFGPGDGLVMPHGLYAAGGMR
- a CDS encoding SCO family protein — translated: MRNRALCNLAAIMMLLLLAPTKLIASTIVLKHVAPLQKETIAHLNQGSKSDSGQWRLVVFGFTNCSDVCPMSLANLSMLMGAAEEENIKLAGTFVTIDPDRDTHAVLAEYTDKFNADIAYLRLTGKDLEHLKSTFGVETVFYTKNAGNRIHYQVDHSSTGFLIDPEGRIRVLFDAVEDAVDIANMIHEQGTLFSHE